A single genomic interval of Anaerolineales bacterium harbors:
- a CDS encoding cold shock domain-containing protein has protein sequence DVFVHFSAIQGDGYRELQEGQRVEFAIAQGPKGLQAESVTIL, from the coding sequence GATGTGTTCGTTCACTTCTCCGCTATCCAGGGCGATGGCTACCGCGAGCTGCAGGAAGGGCAGCGGGTCGAGTTCGCGATTGCCCAGGGGCCGAAGGGCCTGCAGGCCGAATCGGTCACCATCCTGTAA